The following proteins come from a genomic window of Longimicrobiaceae bacterium:
- a CDS encoding PLP-dependent aminotransferase family protein has product MSTQMTLDSVHGIDVFRPSAAAGVAAPAPRVLEPADWVKDVKPSTISEMLKVMARPNLISFALGLPAPELFPVEEFTASAARVLAGDRGALQYRPPSARLKKQVVELMAQRGVRCTEEQVFLTTAAQQGLALLARLFLNHGAQVITEQLIYTGFQQVIEPFQPRILAVPTDFDTGIDVDAVERLLEGGARPGFIYVISDGHNPVGVSVSPEKRARLVQLARRFGVPIVEDDAYGLLNFGQAVPPMRAMDDEWVFYVGSLSKVMAPGFRIGWIVAPERFVPVLGCAKDASDIDTSTFTQALVSEYIESGHFSGHLPRVRDAYRERRDVMLAALARHFPTGARWTVPTNGALIWLDLPRHVDTGKLLKVAVETEGVAFVPGNAFACDGSRAGSNGMRLNFSHPSPKDIEEGIGRLARAVRSTFG; this is encoded by the coding sequence ATGAGCACGCAGATGACCCTCGACTCCGTGCACGGCATCGACGTCTTCCGCCCCTCGGCTGCGGCCGGGGTGGCGGCACCTGCGCCACGCGTGCTGGAGCCCGCGGACTGGGTGAAGGACGTGAAGCCGTCCACCATCTCCGAGATGCTCAAGGTGATGGCGCGGCCCAACCTGATCTCGTTCGCGCTGGGCCTGCCCGCGCCCGAGCTGTTCCCGGTGGAGGAGTTCACCGCGTCGGCCGCGCGGGTGCTGGCCGGCGACCGCGGCGCGCTGCAGTACCGGCCGCCGTCCGCACGCCTCAAGAAGCAGGTGGTGGAGCTGATGGCGCAGCGCGGCGTGCGCTGCACCGAGGAGCAGGTGTTCCTCACCACGGCGGCCCAGCAGGGGCTGGCCCTCCTCGCCCGGCTCTTCCTGAACCACGGCGCGCAGGTCATCACCGAGCAGCTCATCTACACCGGCTTCCAGCAGGTCATCGAGCCCTTCCAGCCGCGCATCCTGGCGGTGCCCACGGACTTCGACACGGGCATCGACGTGGACGCGGTGGAGCGGCTGCTCGAGGGCGGCGCCCGGCCGGGCTTCATCTACGTGATCTCCGACGGGCACAACCCGGTGGGCGTGTCGGTCTCGCCCGAGAAGCGCGCGCGGCTGGTGCAGCTGGCGCGGCGCTTCGGCGTGCCCATCGTGGAGGACGACGCGTACGGTCTGCTCAACTTCGGGCAGGCGGTGCCGCCCATGCGCGCCATGGACGACGAGTGGGTCTTCTACGTGGGCTCGCTCAGCAAGGTGATGGCGCCGGGCTTCCGCATCGGGTGGATCGTGGCGCCCGAGCGGTTCGTGCCGGTGCTGGGCTGCGCCAAGGACGCGAGCGACATCGACACCAGCACCTTCACGCAGGCGCTGGTGTCGGAGTACATCGAGTCCGGCCACTTCAGCGGCCACCTGCCGCGGGTGCGCGACGCGTACCGCGAGCGGCGCGACGTGATGCTGGCGGCGCTCGCCCGCCACTTCCCCACCGGGGCGCGCTGGACGGTGCCCACCAACGGCGCGCTGATCTGGCTGGACCTGCCGCGCCACGTGGACACGGGCAAGCTGCTCAAGGTGGCGGTGGAGACCGAGGGCGTGGCCTTCGTGCCGGGCAACGCCTTCGCCTGCGACGGCAGCCGGGCGGGAAGCAACGGGATGCGCCTCAACTTCTCGCACCCCTCGCCCAAGGACATCGAGGAGGGGATCGGCCGGCTCGCCCGCGCGGTGAGGTCCACCTTCGGCTGA
- a CDS encoding DUF4956 domain-containing protein, with amino-acid sequence MADRPHLPHEQPSETLLSRPMQGDGPPVRAAEPEPRASLLDRFKNTRRAPFLRLVLYYVVLLAVASLLVYFVPAVRDALLPPTSLPTSKSAFLKAEFDGAPGGTLDVGHLLSRGLVTFLTIAAALALVVPVVRVYMFTKRFRYDPALVRSVIILPIVVCGIVLVVKNSIALAFSLAGIVAAVRFRNTLKDPRDAVYIFLSLGIGLSSGVQALDVALVMSVFFNFVVLLMWRYNIGSIYGGQYGRTGILSVGDSALVLAREPQQQRDIRRRMLDDDHGIRTDGILLVHTPNSELARMTVTEALGDMARDWTLADIVPREDGLSTLYYLVRLKEDASAPDLLGALDERWAEQVSAAEYVPFRTRRKGKKKRR; translated from the coding sequence ATGGCCGACCGACCCCATTTGCCGCACGAGCAACCTTCCGAGACGCTGCTGTCCCGGCCCATGCAGGGCGACGGGCCGCCGGTGCGCGCCGCCGAGCCGGAGCCGCGCGCTTCGCTGCTCGACCGGTTCAAGAACACGCGCCGCGCGCCGTTCCTGCGGCTCGTCCTGTACTACGTGGTGCTGCTGGCAGTAGCCTCGCTGCTCGTGTACTTCGTGCCCGCGGTGCGCGACGCGCTGCTGCCGCCAACCTCGCTGCCCACGTCCAAGAGCGCCTTCCTGAAGGCGGAGTTCGATGGCGCCCCGGGGGGCACCTTGGACGTGGGGCACCTGCTCAGCCGCGGCCTGGTCACCTTTCTGACCATCGCCGCCGCGCTGGCGCTGGTGGTGCCGGTGGTGCGCGTCTACATGTTCACCAAGCGCTTCCGGTACGACCCCGCGTTGGTGCGGTCGGTCATCATCCTGCCCATCGTGGTGTGCGGGATCGTGCTGGTGGTGAAGAACAGCATCGCGCTGGCGTTCAGCCTGGCGGGCATCGTGGCGGCCGTGCGGTTCCGCAACACGCTCAAGGACCCGCGCGACGCGGTGTACATCTTCCTGAGCCTTGGAATCGGCTTGTCGAGCGGCGTGCAGGCGCTGGACGTGGCGCTGGTGATGTCGGTGTTCTTCAACTTCGTGGTGCTGCTGATGTGGCGGTACAACATCGGCTCCATCTACGGCGGGCAGTACGGGCGCACCGGCATCCTCTCCGTGGGCGACTCGGCGCTGGTGCTGGCGCGCGAGCCGCAGCAGCAGCGCGACATACGGCGGCGGATGCTGGACGACGACCACGGCATCCGCACCGACGGGATCCTGCTGGTGCACACGCCCAACTCCGAGCTGGCGCGCATGACCGTCACCGAGGCGCTGGGCGACATGGCGCGCGACTGGACGCTGGCCGACATCGTGCCGCGCGAGGACGGGCTCTCGACGCTGTACTACCTGGTGCGGCTCAAGGAAGACGCCTCCGCGCCGGACCTGCTGGGCGCGCTGGACGAGCGGTGGGCCGAGCAGGTCTCCGCCGCCGAGTACGTGCCCTTCCGCACACGCCGCAAGGGCAAGAAGAAGCGCAGGTAA
- a CDS encoding helix-turn-helix domain-containing protein, translated as MQTVARPLLVLHSDALFRERLRRIGSQRFQCQFVTDWESLREAVREAPPAALIVVDPYTRAYGSEAELAPELRSLLWEFPSATVIAALEVKRGRIRDLRTLGEWGVKEVIALDEEDTLEAIARRLRSAQGRPLQSLLERSLPATLSGRARTLLMAAAEVVAEGGHGRDLAASLRLSERTLLRWAEQADLPPPRRILAWMRVLLACELLDDPSQTVLSVAYTCGYASDSSLRRAVQEFTGVLLTKLRQQGAFSTASAIFLKELSDAREEGRARRKAEKAQAKAKE; from the coding sequence ATGCAAACCGTAGCCCGTCCCCTCCTCGTCCTCCATTCGGATGCGCTCTTCCGGGAGCGCCTCCGCCGCATTGGGAGCCAGCGCTTCCAGTGCCAGTTCGTCACGGACTGGGAGAGCCTTCGGGAAGCGGTCCGCGAGGCGCCGCCCGCGGCGCTCATCGTGGTCGACCCCTACACACGCGCCTACGGCAGCGAGGCCGAGCTGGCCCCCGAGCTGCGCTCGCTGCTCTGGGAGTTCCCCAGCGCGACGGTGATCGCCGCCCTGGAGGTGAAGCGCGGCCGCATACGCGATCTGCGCACGCTGGGCGAGTGGGGCGTGAAGGAGGTCATCGCCCTCGACGAGGAAGACACGCTCGAGGCCATCGCCCGGCGGCTGCGGTCGGCGCAAGGCCGGCCGCTGCAGAGCCTGCTGGAGCGCTCGCTTCCGGCGACTCTCTCCGGCCGCGCCCGCACGCTGCTCATGGCCGCCGCCGAGGTGGTGGCCGAGGGCGGGCACGGACGCGACCTGGCCGCCTCGCTGCGCCTCTCCGAGCGGACGCTGCTGCGCTGGGCCGAGCAGGCCGACCTGCCGCCGCCCCGCCGCATCCTGGCGTGGATGCGCGTGCTGCTCGCCTGCGAGCTGCTGGACGACCCCAGCCAGACGGTGCTGAGCGTGGCCTACACCTGCGGCTACGCCTCCGACAGCAGCCTGCGGCGGGCCGTGCAGGAGTTCACCGGCGTGCTGCTCACCAAGCTGCGCCAGCAGGGCGCCTTCTCCACCGCCTCGGCCATCTTCCTCAAGGAGCTGTCCGACGCCCGCGAGGAAGGCCGCGCCCGCCGCAAGGCCGAGAAGGCCCAGGCGAAGGCCAAGGAATAG
- a CDS encoding BamA/TamA family outer membrane protein codes for MATRMGRAAAIALAAGAGLAGARPAAAQDSATVVASKRYEAGSVRRALLGEDYRDLWQTPTRVPVLDLRRFGGGLTPTERGGGNQTKSLRFRGGDGREYSFRSVDKEVTPALPKDIQNTAVDWLIQDQVSSLHPDANPIAIQLQLALGLLGAQPRLYAMPDDPALGEFRHDFAGMLGVVEERPGNGKHGPAFAGADDVADTEDMWKDVEQDARHRVDSRDYLTGRLFDLWIADWDRHEDQYKWARFDRGGEHVWRAIGRDRDYAFVRYDGALLPVARSKEPKLVTFERTYPKSLIGLLENPQRLDRRILSDLPRPVWDSVVTVMQARLSDAVIARAVRSMPPEWYARSGAELESRLRARRDELPEAAERFYRIAALDPEIHATDDRDVADVVRNGDGSADVRLYASHDGEAEARPYYQRRFLPGETDEVRIFLHGGDDRLTVRGGGGIGVIAVGGGGDDRLEDRSTGTTAFDDDQGHNLFVRGAHTAVDERPYEERVVERGKLQAQPRDWGSKTSFLAPLVQYRSGVGLVVGAGPSITRYGFRTEPSKLRTSLKGVYAPKYGRFGVELTADRHWPNSQRSATLLARATDLELTRFHGYGNESPGGGEWRYRVFNRELLLFPTLSLPVAPGTFFAFGPNVRRNDARELSTSAAGILRPRGVDAFTTAGAHGDLLFDNVPDSVSNPRRGLRAQVGGTGNPLATGGDVGPYGDAHAQAAAYLSIPGMAGPTLALRAGGQKVWGDFPFQDAAYIGGSGTLRGFHGQRYAGDAAAWGGAELRTFLTRATLLVHGDLGAFALADAGRVFVHGDSPGGWHTALGGGLSFTFLDGRNTVSAAYARGDKGSLYFKFGMPY; via the coding sequence ATGGCTACACGGATGGGGCGCGCGGCGGCGATCGCGCTCGCGGCGGGGGCGGGGCTCGCGGGCGCGCGCCCGGCGGCCGCGCAGGACTCGGCCACGGTGGTCGCCAGCAAGCGCTACGAGGCGGGCTCCGTCCGCCGCGCGCTGCTGGGCGAGGACTACCGCGACCTCTGGCAGACGCCCACGCGCGTGCCCGTGCTGGACCTCCGCCGCTTCGGCGGCGGCCTCACGCCCACCGAGCGCGGCGGAGGCAACCAGACCAAGTCGCTGCGCTTCCGCGGCGGCGACGGGCGCGAGTACAGCTTCCGCTCGGTCGACAAGGAGGTCACGCCCGCGCTGCCCAAGGACATCCAGAACACCGCGGTCGACTGGCTCATCCAGGACCAGGTCAGCTCGCTGCACCCGGACGCCAACCCCATCGCCATCCAGCTCCAGCTCGCGCTGGGCCTGCTGGGCGCGCAGCCGCGCCTCTACGCCATGCCCGACGACCCCGCCCTGGGCGAGTTCCGCCACGACTTCGCGGGCATGCTGGGCGTGGTGGAGGAGCGGCCGGGGAACGGCAAGCACGGCCCCGCCTTCGCCGGGGCGGACGACGTGGCGGACACCGAGGACATGTGGAAGGACGTGGAGCAGGACGCGCGGCACCGCGTGGACAGCCGCGACTACCTCACGGGGCGCCTCTTCGACCTGTGGATCGCGGACTGGGACCGGCACGAGGACCAGTACAAGTGGGCCCGCTTCGACCGCGGCGGCGAGCACGTGTGGCGCGCCATAGGGCGTGACCGCGACTACGCGTTCGTGCGCTACGACGGGGCGCTGCTGCCCGTGGCGCGCAGCAAGGAGCCCAAGCTGGTCACCTTCGAGCGCACGTATCCCAAGAGCCTGATCGGGCTGCTGGAGAACCCGCAGCGGCTGGACAGGCGCATCCTGAGCGACCTGCCCCGGCCCGTGTGGGACTCCGTCGTCACGGTGATGCAGGCGCGGCTCTCCGACGCGGTGATCGCGCGGGCCGTGCGGTCCATGCCGCCGGAGTGGTACGCGCGCAGCGGCGCCGAGCTGGAGTCGCGCCTGCGCGCCCGCCGCGACGAGCTTCCCGAGGCGGCCGAGCGCTTCTACCGCATCGCCGCGCTGGACCCGGAGATCCACGCGACCGACGACCGCGATGTGGCCGACGTGGTGCGCAACGGCGACGGCAGCGCCGACGTGCGCCTCTACGCCAGCCACGACGGCGAGGCCGAGGCGCGCCCGTACTACCAGCGCCGCTTCCTGCCGGGCGAGACCGACGAGGTGCGCATCTTCCTGCACGGCGGCGACGACCGGCTCACGGTGCGCGGCGGCGGCGGCATCGGCGTGATCGCGGTGGGCGGCGGCGGAGACGACCGCCTGGAGGACCGTTCCACCGGCACGACGGCTTTCGACGACGACCAGGGCCACAACCTGTTCGTGCGCGGCGCCCACACCGCGGTGGACGAGCGGCCGTACGAGGAGCGTGTCGTGGAGCGCGGCAAGCTACAGGCGCAGCCGCGCGACTGGGGCAGCAAGACGTCGTTCCTGGCGCCGCTCGTCCAGTACCGCTCGGGCGTGGGGCTGGTGGTGGGCGCCGGGCCGTCCATCACCCGCTACGGCTTCCGCACCGAGCCCAGCAAGCTGCGCACGTCGCTCAAGGGCGTGTACGCGCCCAAGTACGGGCGGTTCGGCGTGGAGCTCACGGCAGACCGGCACTGGCCCAACTCGCAGCGCAGCGCCACGCTGCTGGCGCGCGCCACAGACCTGGAGCTCACGCGCTTCCACGGCTACGGCAACGAGTCGCCCGGCGGAGGGGAGTGGCGCTACCGCGTGTTCAACCGCGAGCTGCTGCTCTTTCCCACGCTGTCGCTGCCGGTGGCGCCCGGAACCTTCTTCGCCTTCGGACCCAACGTGCGGCGCAACGACGCGCGCGAGCTGTCCACCTCGGCGGCGGGCATCCTGCGGCCGCGGGGCGTGGACGCGTTCACCACCGCGGGCGCCCACGGCGACCTGCTGTTCGACAACGTGCCCGACAGCGTCTCCAACCCGCGCCGCGGCCTGCGCGCGCAGGTGGGCGGCACCGGCAACCCGCTGGCGACCGGCGGCGACGTGGGGCCGTACGGCGACGCGCACGCGCAGGCCGCGGCGTACCTCTCCATTCCCGGCATGGCCGGGCCCACGCTGGCACTGCGGGCGGGCGGGCAGAAGGTTTGGGGCGACTTCCCCTTCCAGGACGCCGCCTACATCGGCGGGAGCGGGACGCTGCGCGGGTTCCACGGGCAGCGCTACGCGGGCGACGCGGCGGCGTGGGGCGGCGCCGAGCTGCGCACCTTCCTCACGCGCGCCACGCTGCTGGTGCACGGCGACCTGGGCGCCTTCGCGCTGGCGGACGCCGGCCGCGTGTTCGTGCACGGCGACTCGCCGGGCGGCTGGCACACCGCGCTGG